One genomic region from Desulfovibrio porci encodes:
- a CDS encoding class I SAM-dependent methyltransferase — translation MDRGFELYMGHTGNAWSQNAARRRADWLCEQARGRVLDVGCSQALLPWLLGHRGLNVTGVDMDREALAWATEKLATAAPEAQANIRLVREDFLHFAPGELFDTIVAGEYLEHLPDDMLDRHLAHMAELLAPGGRLVVTVPLGLHPHPDHEQVFLPSSLAEKLGAYFSLLEMEVEDAYLRCLCDTSEPRRAPDAELLAELAEKGIIQIQRKADAGKRATKIAELKEAGKSVGDEIALYLRERPAEMPRNALAQKLAARGLAAPFVYDRYLFQTLNELYAETPLVPQPREISPKSLFAQADSRVDYLQKHFGDMTGANCLEVGCGRGETSVRLAERGNCRVTGVDVNTYPEWPERQSDSVRLVEVDLTEHAPFAPGSFDFIMSFAVLEHVQKPLAMLDAMFALLKPGGQVYLTANLYRGPMASHRYREVFFPWPHLLFDDDVFMRFYKDKDGRRGVTPAWVNKLTHLHYLNKVRELGFEILKCTYSTRPFNEDFYECFAEKLGRYPREDLEKDFINLRLRKPEERILC, via the coding sequence ATGGATCGCGGTTTTGAGCTTTATATGGGGCATACCGGCAATGCCTGGAGCCAGAACGCCGCGCGCCGCCGCGCGGACTGGCTGTGCGAGCAGGCTCGCGGCCGTGTGCTGGATGTGGGCTGCTCCCAGGCGCTTCTGCCCTGGCTTCTGGGGCATCGGGGCCTGAATGTCACCGGCGTGGACATGGACAGGGAAGCCCTGGCCTGGGCCACGGAAAAGCTGGCGACAGCCGCGCCCGAAGCGCAGGCTAATATCAGGCTTGTCCGCGAAGACTTTCTGCACTTTGCCCCCGGGGAGCTGTTTGACACCATTGTAGCCGGCGAATATCTGGAGCATCTGCCGGACGATATGCTGGACAGGCATCTTGCGCATATGGCCGAACTGCTTGCACCGGGCGGGCGTCTGGTGGTGACGGTACCCCTTGGCCTGCATCCTCACCCTGACCACGAACAGGTTTTTCTGCCGAGCAGTCTGGCCGAAAAACTTGGCGCGTATTTTTCTCTTTTGGAAATGGAAGTGGAAGACGCCTATCTGCGCTGCCTCTGCGATACTTCCGAACCTCGCCGCGCCCCCGATGCCGAGCTGCTGGCGGAACTTGCCGAAAAGGGCATCATCCAGATTCAGCGGAAAGCCGACGCGGGCAAACGCGCCACAAAAATTGCGGAGCTGAAAGAAGCCGGCAAGTCCGTTGGCGACGAGATAGCCCTGTATCTGCGCGAACGTCCGGCCGAAATGCCACGCAATGCCCTGGCGCAGAAGCTGGCCGCCAGGGGGCTTGCCGCGCCCTTTGTGTATGATCGCTATCTTTTCCAGACGCTGAATGAACTATATGCGGAAACGCCGCTTGTTCCCCAGCCGCGCGAAATTTCTCCCAAAAGCCTGTTCGCCCAAGCCGATAGCCGCGTGGACTATCTGCAAAAACACTTTGGCGACATGACAGGCGCAAACTGCCTTGAAGTCGGCTGCGGGCGCGGCGAAACGTCCGTACGTCTGGCCGAGCGCGGCAACTGCCGGGTGACGGGGGTGGATGTCAATACATACCCCGAATGGCCTGAACGCCAGAGCGATAGCGTACGCCTTGTGGAAGTGGATTTGACGGAACATGCTCCGTTCGCGCCGGGCAGCTTTGACTTTATCATGTCCTTTGCCGTGCTGGAACATGTGCAAAAGCCGCTTGCCATGCTGGATGCCATGTTTGCGCTGCTCAAACCCGGAGGGCAGGTGTATTTGACGGCCAACCTCTACCGCGGCCCCATGGCCTCGCACCGCTACAGGGAAGTCTTTTTCCCTTGGCCGCATCTGTTGTTTGATGATGACGTTTTCATGCGTTTTTACAAGGATAAAGACGGACGGCGCGGCGTCACGCCCGCCTGGGTCAACAAGCTCACGCACCTGCACTATCTGAACAAGGTGCGTGAACTGGGCTTTGAGATTCTCAAATGCACCTATTCCACACGTCCTTTTAACGAGGATTTTTACGAGTGTTTCGCGGAAAAACTGGGCCGTTACCCTAGGGAAGACTTGGAAAAGGATTTCATCAACCTCCGGCTGCGCAAACCGGAAGAGCGAATACTGTGCTAA
- a CDS encoding FkbM family methyltransferase yields MYLYAGRKRGFGARKALPDFYGQNEAGLQKVYGLLADEASREVYAARIKALTMGEAGYLPLSAHQEYYHPLVRPQYGDIMLDGGVSDMVGAQMQFAQSVGETGSIFGFEPIPAMAAIARKKLAAFPQYHLQTAGLGESTGQVCFKNLRDSSHMVLNPDAGDSILCQMTSVDDFVREHRLGRINCIKLDVEGAEMLALAGSRQTIVKHHPKLIICLYHKPSDMIDIPLFIHELVKNYALYVAHSSCVFTDTILYAYPIHG; encoded by the coding sequence GTGTATCTGTACGCCGGGCGGAAGCGAGGCTTCGGCGCGCGGAAAGCCCTGCCGGATTTTTATGGCCAGAACGAAGCCGGCCTGCAAAAAGTCTATGGCCTTCTGGCGGACGAGGCCAGCCGAGAGGTGTACGCGGCGCGCATCAAGGCCTTGACGATGGGCGAGGCCGGGTATTTGCCGCTCTCCGCCCATCAGGAATATTATCATCCCCTGGTGCGGCCCCAATACGGGGACATCATGCTGGATGGCGGCGTGTCGGACATGGTGGGCGCTCAGATGCAGTTTGCGCAAAGTGTGGGAGAAACAGGGAGCATATTCGGCTTTGAACCCATTCCGGCTATGGCCGCCATTGCCAGGAAGAAACTGGCGGCTTTCCCGCAATATCATCTGCAAACCGCCGGGCTGGGCGAGAGCACAGGACAAGTCTGTTTCAAAAATCTGCGGGATTCCTCCCATATGGTTCTCAACCCCGATGCCGGAGATTCCATCCTGTGTCAGATGACAAGTGTTGACGACTTTGTGCGCGAGCATCGGCTTGGCCGGATAAACTGCATCAAACTTGATGTGGAAGGCGCGGAAATGCTTGCCCTGGCAGGGAGCAGGCAAACCATTGTGAAACATCACCCAAAACTCATTATCTGCCTGTATCACAAGCCGTCAGATATGATTGACATTCCTCTTTTTATTCATGAACTTGTTAAAAATTATGCGCTGTATGTCGCGCACTCGTCATGCGTGTTTACAGATACTATTTTGTACGCTTATCCAATCCATGGTTGA
- a CDS encoding radical SAM protein, whose protein sequence is MEVPRFPFIGGRLDMAAYAAHIEKSFQRLQASEDKLCRNCPELKEIADNNAGNIRILFRTVSINMHRHLCNCKCVYCNLWRGKGKGYPIMPVLQSLHEQHALHPRCLFSWGGGEPSILHDFDEASLWIREHGWWQYVHTSCLRFSPAIATLLHEGLGGINVSLDSGTPSTYEWVKGLNGFAKVCENLERYMSGALIPDDVHLKYIIFELNNSPAEIKAFLAFCAQLGISNVQYSLNFQELNGAGPSLKTLLGAAFFQFLATEMNMKCAPSFIPPKWQQAIDELRVEHFPA, encoded by the coding sequence GTGGAAGTGCCGCGTTTTCCGTTTATTGGTGGTAGGCTGGATATGGCGGCCTATGCGGCGCATATCGAAAAATCTTTTCAACGCTTGCAGGCCAGCGAGGACAAACTCTGCCGCAACTGCCCGGAACTCAAGGAGATTGCAGACAATAACGCCGGCAATATACGGATTCTTTTCCGGACGGTCAGCATCAATATGCACCGGCATCTGTGCAACTGCAAATGTGTGTATTGCAATTTGTGGCGCGGCAAGGGCAAGGGCTACCCCATCATGCCGGTTCTGCAAAGCCTGCATGAGCAGCATGCCTTGCACCCCCGGTGCCTTTTCAGCTGGGGCGGAGGCGAACCGAGCATCCTGCATGATTTTGACGAGGCCAGTCTGTGGATCAGGGAACACGGCTGGTGGCAGTATGTGCATACCAGTTGCCTGCGCTTTTCCCCCGCCATTGCGACATTATTGCATGAGGGACTCGGGGGCATCAACGTCAGCCTGGACAGCGGAACTCCATCCACCTATGAATGGGTAAAGGGTCTCAACGGCTTTGCCAAGGTTTGCGAAAATCTTGAGCGATACATGTCCGGCGCGCTCATACCCGACGATGTGCATCTCAAATACATCATCTTTGAGCTGAACAATAGCCCTGCGGAAATCAAGGCCTTTCTTGCGTTTTGCGCACAACTCGGCATCAGTAATGTGCAGTATTCCCTGAACTTTCAGGAGCTGAATGGCGCTGGCCCTTCACTGAAAACATTGCTCGGAGCGGCATTTTTTCAATTCCTGGCCACAGAAATGAACATGAAATGCGCCCCTTCCTTCATCCCTCCCAAATGGCAACAGGCCATTGACGAATTGCGGGTAGAACACTTTCCCGCATAA
- a CDS encoding IS1 family transposase has protein sequence MIKAVDRGTRKTVAWVLGNRDVATFRRLYEKLKHLTNCIFYTVHWVAFSEVLPSERHIVGKAHTITIEQNNSNTRHHLGRFTRRTKVVSKKKSMVDLTLRLWHYVAEGSLFGKYQAQAISIFK, from the coding sequence ATCATCAAAGCCGTTGATCGCGGCACAAGGAAAACTGTGGCCTGGGTGCTCGGTAATCGTGATGTTGCAACTTTCCGACGACTCTATGAAAAGTTGAAACATTTAACAAATTGCATATTTTATACTGTTCATTGGGTGGCATTTTCCGAGGTGTTACCATCGGAACGGCATATTGTTGGGAAAGCACATACGATTACAATTGAGCAAAATAACAGCAATACACGACATCATTTAGGAAGATTTACACGTAGAACAAAAGTTGTTTCTAAGAAAAAGAGCATGGTAGATTTGACGTTAAGGCTATGGCATTATGTAGCTGAGGGTTCTCTTTTTGGAAAGTACCAGGCCCAAGCTATATCTATCTTTAAGTAA
- a CDS encoding IS1/IS1595 family N-terminal zinc-binding domain-containing protein encodes MSVCKNCSSTHIVKNGFVRKKQRYRCKECGFNFVEGDGRTSDAIAAKKAMLILLYSMGKISFNMLGKIFNMWPSQVYRWIVKEGKKLPEQSISGEIKEIEFDEMWHFIERKKTSFGSSKPLIAAQGKLWPGCSVIVMLQLSDDSMKS; translated from the coding sequence ATGTCAGTATGCAAAAATTGTAGTTCAACGCATATCGTCAAAAATGGTTTTGTTCGAAAGAAACAGCGCTATCGCTGCAAGGAATGTGGATTTAACTTTGTTGAAGGAGATGGTAGAACAAGTGATGCAATTGCCGCCAAAAAAGCAATGCTCATTCTTCTGTACTCTATGGGGAAAATTTCCTTCAATATGTTGGGGAAAATATTCAATATGTGGCCGTCTCAAGTATATCGATGGATAGTCAAGGAGGGAAAAAAATTACCTGAGCAATCGATTTCTGGAGAAATAAAAGAAATAGAATTTGATGAGATGTGGCATTTTATAGAAAGAAAAAAAACAAGCTTTGGATCATCAAAGCCGTTGATCGCGGCACAAGGAAAACTGTGGCCTGGGTGCTCGGTAATCGTGATGTTGCAACTTTCCGACGACTCTATGAAAAGTTGA
- a CDS encoding plasmid mobilization protein, which translates to MHAGKRNEAVSNRVGCSSLQDGSCLTPATILPKASPLDSPGAFGASLLTLSKRRKDHEEKQRTRHKISAQTHGGLTAAEDEKLTRQAATAGVSVSEYTRRLLFGGRPIIARTDDQTIRELRRLGGLLKHHCTDIRVAGRAKSLEEVNRTLQSIRRTIEALSKTA; encoded by the coding sequence ATACACGCTGGAAAAAGAAATGAAGCGGTTTCAAACCGCGTCGGGTGTTCTTCCTTACAGGATGGTAGCTGTCTGACGCCAGCTACTATCCTGCCAAAGGCTTCGCCTCTGGACTCCCCCGGAGCGTTCGGCGCTTCGCTTCTCACGCTCTCAAAAAGGCGGAAAGACCATGAAGAAAAACAGCGGACGAGGCACAAGATTTCAGCACAGACGCACGGTGGCCTCACGGCGGCGGAAGACGAAAAACTGACCCGGCAAGCCGCGACAGCCGGAGTCTCCGTTTCCGAATACACGCGGCGACTGCTCTTCGGAGGCAGGCCCATCATCGCCAGAACGGACGATCAGACCATCCGGGAACTGCGACGGCTTGGGGGCCTGCTCAAGCATCATTGTACGGACATTCGGGTAGCGGGAAGAGCGAAAAGCCTGGAAGAAGTGAATCGGACGCTCCAGTCAATCCGGCGGACCATTGAGGCATTGAGCAAGACGGCATGA
- a CDS encoding tyrosine-type recombinase/integrase has protein sequence MKLTDTFIRHVTANGKVQKHSDGGGLFLYVTPTGKKSWRLAYRFAGRQKLISLGPYPSVSLRQAREKREDAKKLLREHIDPSEARRQAREAAAEAARNSFEDVAREWYAKYSGQWTNAYKQAVIRILEENLFPHIGKRPINAITPKELLAAIRRVEERGALTIAHKALRDTGRIFRYAVVTGRAEHDIAADLRGALAPTANGHHAAITEPAAVGELLSKVYAYEGNFFISRALRLAPLVFVRANELIRAEWTEIDLEAAEWRIPAERMKMKQIHIVPLSRQALAIFRELHKKSGGGQFVFPGNRAGNDGPMYRGGPLRVLRQIGCATGEHTFHGFRSMASTLLNELGYNADWIERQLAHCERNGVRAAYNYAEYLPERRRMVQDYADYLDRLRLSSDSAGVEKQADETEDISREMDTTVAIGKIDENAQITEKDTGWSEAYREKLRAAGYDGMDIMRAWYG, from the coding sequence ATGAAGCTGACCGATACCTTCATACGGCATGTAACGGCCAACGGCAAGGTCCAGAAGCACTCGGACGGCGGCGGTTTGTTCCTCTACGTCACGCCTACTGGCAAAAAGTCATGGCGGCTGGCGTACCGCTTCGCGGGCAGACAGAAGCTTATTTCCCTTGGGCCGTATCCGTCCGTGAGCCTGCGTCAGGCACGGGAAAAACGGGAAGACGCCAAAAAGCTGCTGCGGGAGCATATTGACCCCAGCGAAGCACGGCGGCAAGCCAGAGAAGCGGCGGCGGAAGCGGCCCGCAATTCCTTTGAGGATGTGGCGCGGGAATGGTACGCCAAGTATTCAGGGCAGTGGACGAACGCTTACAAACAGGCGGTCATCCGTATTCTGGAAGAAAATCTTTTCCCTCACATCGGCAAGCGTCCTATCAATGCCATCACGCCGAAAGAACTGCTTGCCGCGATCCGGCGAGTGGAGGAACGGGGCGCGTTGACCATTGCCCACAAGGCGCTGCGCGATACCGGGCGGATTTTTCGTTATGCCGTCGTCACCGGCAGGGCGGAACATGACATTGCCGCCGATTTGCGAGGCGCTCTCGCGCCCACTGCCAATGGCCACCATGCGGCCATTACCGAACCCGCCGCCGTGGGTGAATTATTGAGTAAAGTTTACGCCTATGAGGGGAACTTTTTCATCTCCCGCGCCCTGCGTCTTGCGCCGCTGGTTTTCGTTCGCGCCAACGAGCTGATTCGCGCGGAATGGACGGAAATCGACCTTGAGGCGGCGGAATGGCGCATTCCGGCGGAACGGATGAAGATGAAGCAAATCCATATTGTGCCCCTCTCGCGTCAGGCCCTGGCGATTTTCCGGGAACTGCACAAGAAAAGCGGCGGGGGACAATTTGTCTTTCCGGGCAACCGGGCGGGAAACGACGGTCCCATGTACAGGGGAGGCCCGTTGCGTGTCCTGCGGCAAATAGGCTGCGCCACCGGCGAACATACCTTTCACGGCTTCCGGTCAATGGCGTCCACGCTTTTGAACGAGCTTGGGTATAACGCGGACTGGATAGAACGGCAGCTTGCCCACTGTGAACGCAACGGCGTCCGCGCCGCATACAATTATGCCGAGTACCTGCCGGAACGGCGGCGCATGGTTCAGGATTACGCCGACTATCTCGACAGACTGCGATTGTCATCTGACAGTGCCGGAGTGGAAAAACAGGCCGACGAGACGGAAGACATTTCCAGAGAGATGGACACCACTGTCGCCATCGGAAAGATAGACGAGAACGCCCAGATCACGGAAAAGGATACGGGCTGGAGCGAGGCATATCGGGAGAAGCTGCGAGCCGCCGGTTATGACGGCATGGACATTATGCGGGCATGGTACGGGTAG
- a CDS encoding DVU0772 family protein encodes MPNLKDFALYDIDWNLTPEHAVTMYLEWGNNDWHAEYPPVRSKEDVAHYFVVDSWQDPPVVRLVRRNSERADDLISVPLPDDLLPDYRQAHGTWRGISEPTPKIKAWLKSELGQ; translated from the coding sequence ATGCCGAATCTGAAGGATTTCGCGCTCTATGATATAGATTGGAATCTCACGCCGGAGCACGCGGTGACCATGTATCTGGAATGGGGCAACAACGACTGGCACGCCGAATACCCGCCGGTGCGCTCCAAAGAGGACGTGGCCCACTATTTCGTGGTGGACAGCTGGCAGGATCCCCCGGTGGTGCGTCTGGTGCGGCGCAATTCCGAGCGGGCCGACGACCTGATCAGCGTGCCTCTGCCGGACGACCTGCTGCCGGATTACCGGCAGGCCCACGGCACGTGGCGCGGCATCAGCGAACCCACGCCGAAAATCAAGGCCTGGCTGAAAAGCGAGTTGGGACAATAG
- a CDS encoding molybdenum cofactor biosynthesis protein MoaE: MDINKTLQELKARPGFTEHVGMMLVHNGVVRGWSRKGHAPVSAVRVSHDNAKMREICREMEQRPGIFAIVAQAEEGLLKPGDDLLFLVVAGDIREHVKATFAELLDRIKAEAVIKQEYHEV; this comes from the coding sequence ATGGATATTAACAAAACTCTCCAGGAACTCAAAGCCCGCCCCGGCTTCACCGAGCATGTGGGCATGATGCTCGTGCACAACGGCGTGGTGCGCGGCTGGTCCCGCAAGGGCCATGCGCCGGTCAGCGCCGTGCGCGTCAGTCACGACAACGCGAAAATGCGCGAAATCTGCCGTGAGATGGAACAGCGTCCCGGCATTTTCGCCATTGTGGCCCAAGCCGAAGAGGGCCTGCTCAAGCCCGGCGACGATCTGCTCTTTCTGGTGGTGGCCGGGGACATCCGCGAGCACGTCAAGGCGACCTTCGCCGAGTTGCTGGACCGGATCAAAGCCGAAGCCGTCATCAAACAGGAGTACCACGAGGTCTGA